The Branchiostoma lanceolatum isolate klBraLanc5 chromosome 7, klBraLanc5.hap2, whole genome shotgun sequence nucleotide sequence ACCTGTATCACAAGCCCTGAATAAACTAAACCACATCTCATGACTGTGAAGAAGGTACAAGAAGGATTCTGTGATTTCTGAGTCTACAACTTGCATCTGTGTCATCAATAACATTTTAAAGTCTGCAAACCATCCAGAAAATATGTTAATGCTATGAAATCAAGTAATTTTAGTTAAGTGATTTTAAGTTTCAACAACATAATATCCTAATATATATTTTAAACTATAATGAAATTTTAATACAGTGTGGTAAATTAACAAAATGCTGATGTAAAGCAAGATGAATGTGTGCAAAAATGTTAGAGAAATACCTTAACtgtaaaaatgataaagaatgCAGTTTTGCCTAACAAAACTGTCCTAGAAATATCATAGTGTTAGACTTCTAGATATCTAATTGCTTGAAACTGTGGTCAGAAAGGGACTGTGATTAACATAATATTCTATTTTGAAGAACACCTTTGATTACTTAACCTTGCGTCCTGTAGCTACAGTCTAGGGATTGATCTTATGGTACCATTATTCAGCCATGTTTAAAGCACAGAATGTTAGCAAAGACAATGtcctatatcccccctcatttGTCTTTTGTATTTAAAAGCTCATCTGCATTTCCAGATGCTAGTATGAACTTCTCATATAGCCTGCATGTATGTACAACAGAGGATTCTTTGGCAAATAGCAGGAATTTAAAGTATGGATATTTTAGCCTTAGGTATTGGTTGAAAGGGTTCTATGAAGGACCCTGATATGTCAGACCTACAGTGGACAAGTGGCCACATGGTAGTGGAATGTCAGGTTGTCTAATAATTCCGGCAAGTCTTCCCAATGTGTGCCTGGGAATTGGCCTAAACGTACACACAATATGCTATGACTTTCATCTGTTAGGTTATTTGCAGTATTATCTTCTAGAATTAGCATATTTGCAGTTCTGTCCTGCTGTTGTGGCAGATTCCTGCATGCCTCTCATTGGATACATGTGTACTACTAAAAGTGCCCGAGTGTTTTGTTTGAGTAttgtttgcagttgtgttttCAAAGATAATATTCCAAATGTTCAGTCTTGCTGTATTTATGGAATGATTTACCGACCTCATATTTATATCAAATAAACCTAATGGAAGTGCAGAAGAAGATCAGTCACAACATGTTCTTATTTGTTTAATGGTTCAGCCAGGGCTGTCCAACTAGCCTTTGGCTATGACAAAGAGCTAGCTCTGCTGACACAACAGGATGTGTAATTAAAAATAGTACATTGAAAAGATTTGGCATGTTCGGTCCCACATTTACAAGCAAGGGTCCGTTTATAAGCAAAatgcctgtccttagtgctgattgcATTGAATAGATATATTTCAGATGAATAGCAGTCATTCAGAATGGAATCTCAACCAAAAATTTCTACCAAACAATATCAAAAGCCATCAACATACCTTTTTGCTGAATTTCATCCATGCACGTCTTCCTGGTCCTGAACACTTTTCAtacacatctgtccttggtgctgaaatgccattaatagtttcaacaggttggtaaatcactgggtatcaaggttctttgtacacaagcgATGCTGATGACCTGTAAAAGTTTTGTTATAgtccttcctcagggcaatactgactggttctgaTTCCCACTGCTGTGTGAATTCCATGGAGTTGGCCTCATGTGCCTTTAGTAACTTGTACTCCTGCATTGATGATCCAATGACATGAATGGAAGCCCACTTATACATTTGTAAGAATGAAGGTGATGGCGATTACTTACCATGTGCAGTGCATAGCTGGCTTACTACAAAAGGGCCACCagtaaaatctaaaaatatacagatgtgAACAATAGCACCTAaatttgtatacatttgtaaaatatcGCAGAGCTTTGTATTTCTAAAAGATAAAATAACATATGTTTAAAAATTATTCTGACTAAAGAGATCTGTGTGCAGTCACTTTCAAGAAGATTCCGAAATGTTTCTATTAGGATACATTCAGAAACATGTTCAGATGTACATTGAAATTTccaaattttttgaaaaatttagaattgtgtatcaaatattttttccttcaaaataATTCTAAATTCTTAAAAACTAGTATCTACAAATGCttttggtgacttggaatggaatcTATACGGAGGTTATTTTGGGCCTTTTGATTCATTGCTTTCTTATCAACATAAAAGTGTTAAATATTTGTGAAAAGTGAGATATCACAAGGAAATAACACAGCAAAATGTCCTGGAAGTAAAATTGAATTTATTGGAATGTTATATCTCGAAAGACATTCTTCAAAGACTAAGAATCTACTCTAAGATAAGTACGGTAGTGCATAGAGTATAGTATAGCCATGTTAAGCAGCTCTTTTGCTGTTCTTATATAAAAAATCTATGTCTCTCTGAAAAAACATTGTACAAGGCACTAGCCAGACATGATACTTACTTAAGTTGTTTACTCAAGAAAGATTATTGAAAACAGAAGTTTCATTTTGTTCTGTGGTAACAGCTCATGATCATATTCATTCAGACAGGTTTACAAGTCTTTGCACATGGTATACTTTTCTAACAAGCTACAGTTtgtatacagtacatgtctTGGATCTCTTCAGTGCCTTATAGTAGTTTGATTTGTTATAGCCTATACTAGTATGTTGAAATGAGAAGTTGCATCTGACCAATGACACGACTAGGTTGTCATATCATAGATTAGTTTAAACCACAACAGACCAAATTTCATCTAATCAAACAATACAGACAATTTCATAACAAGTCTCGATGAGACTGTtccattttttaaaatcctaGGGGGAACAGTCTACAGAGACATTTCAATCACCGCGTTAAAGGAAGTGATTGCTCTTTACTCACCACCATtctattttgaaacattttctgaaGTTCCCAACCTTTCTGATTGTGCAAAAGCTTCTTTGTGTTCCCCACAAACATCCTTGACTTGAGGTAACAAAAATAGGAATGTAACAAAAATAGGAATGTGAATTCTAACTAGCAAAATTCATTGAGGAAAGAGATGAATGATAGTTCTCACAGTTACAGAGTGTTAACTATGGAACAGTTTTATAACAACTCTTGAATGTTTTATCAGACAATTCCACATTGTGAATGGCCAATCAATGAATGATTTGataacacaatgtacatgtacttggaagtAAACTGggtttcgtgtgtgtgtgtgtgtgtgtgtgtgtgtttgtattttgtctgaaaatcttggaggttttcttcttttttccctttcttgttaagtctaaaatacatgtacatcctgtaTTTTGCTCTGTAAACTTCATTTTTATTTGATTGTTTTCATTTATCCCCCAAATATTCTTCTTTCTCCTTCCCAAAGTGTAAGTACATTATGTATGTGTGAAAGAATCTTAAGTATAAATTGTCCACTTTCAATACACCTTCAAATAAATTGGTTCCAACTTCCCCTCATAATTAACCAGTGTTAGTTAGTGGTCAATCTTCTTGCAGTTACATACTGAACCAATATTCAAAGTTAGACCAAAGATATAGACAACAGTAGGAGTAGTGTTCTTAAGTGTTGAATATGTGTTCAGTTTTTGGGTGTGAAAATCAGTCTCTTGGTGAGCATGGACAGAAAGCAGGGCATCTGTTTCATGCCGAGTGACTTCTGGTCGGTGGTGCGCTCAACCTCTCGGCATGACACCATCCGGTTGACCAGCGCCAGGATCTCGTGGATCTCCATGTTCGTCCCGTGCTGCTTCAGCGCCGCGCACAGGTCCTGGACGTACCACGATCCGTTCACTGTGTCACGATGGGAGTAGAAACCTGACAGATAGACAGGGTCAAATGTTAGGTTAATGAGCCCAAGCAGAAAACTAAACCTTTGATATAAATGATAATGTGATATGTCCAATGAATAAGACTATAACGTTAGATCACTTATGAAAGAGATCATACACGAGAAGTCAAAGTTATACTCAATGTAAATTAATGATGACAATAAACCATGTAGATGAGCATGTTTGCAACATTCTGAGATTGTGTTACAGTTCCAGGACAGTTTGGTGAACTAATTCAGCAGTTTCAAGTCTTTCAAACAAATAAGTAAAACCCAAGGTCACCTTCAGACACAGAGTAGGCCATGAGGAAGTCTGCTCCAGCTGGCAGGGTGGGTCTCACACCGGAGTCCACCACGTCCATGGGTTCGGCCTCCCCGCTGCCTTCCAGACCATCCGGCTCATCTAACGGCTCTACAGGAATCTCGTGCTTGGCTCCCCGACATGCCTAAACAAAAACTTTACCTTCAGAAAACAGGAACACTTCTATGTAATGCACACAAATCTCATTCCTTTGTAGGAATTACTACAATAGGAATGTTTTTAAGTTGCAATGAGAAGGAGAGATGCACTGTACAATAAACATATCTATAGGTTTGGGAAACTACGTAAATCTATGTTAGCTTTTCTGAAAGGGGTCATTCAGTCACATTGTTATGTATCTGCTGACCTGAATGAAGAAGAGTTTGGGTTTCCCATTGAGTGAAGTGCACCTGTCAGCTCTGAACATGTCAGTCAGCTCCTTGATCGGCACCGTGCCGTTGTACCCGTAGATCATGCCGTCCTCCCCGTGactcagaaacacacacacaaaacagtcAGCCTGGCTGTGGTCGTACTTCATGGCAGCTGGGAGTTGGTGGAAAGAAAAAAGCTAGTTACAGTGGTGAATAGTGTTATAGAGTCACGTTGTCATTATGCACAGGTATAGGATTATAAAAAATCATCttagcaaagaaaagaaattgctTCTATCGATGCTTGTGTCAACAACTATTAAAATAGCCACTAGTAGTGGAGACTCTGGAATATCCCAGTTTTCACTTGGATCTTTACCTGGACGCTTTTGTTTTCTCATTCCAGGAAAACATTAAACTTATCACCCTGAAAGGAAATAAAAGGCTTAGCATTAGGTTTGCACTTGTTCAAATTACCTGAGAAGAGGATCTGTCTGATTTCGGTTATCTCCTTGTCCTTCAGAACTTCCACAGAGAAGCCCAGACCTTCAAACAGCATCTGCAGGTTTGCAGCGTCCACGTGGGAGCCACGGCGCCGGTTCATCTTCGTCGTCCAGTGGAACTCCTCGTTGTCAAACACCAGACACAGGCCCCTCTGGCGATGGTTCATACCGTAACTGGGGAGATCCTGAACCAGTTCTGCCTGGGGTGGGGCTCTGTGTATGCagcaataaatgaatgaagacctttattgtacaactgagctaagtacaggtcacaacaaaatacatgtttacaaacatacaaaatttgTCAGGTTTAAAGTGATGAACCATAACTTACCTCCTCACTGCAATGCTGTAGATTGGTGCATCAGGTACATCTTGGTCCTCTTGCATGGAGCAAGGAGGTCCTTGCATGGAGTCAGTcacaactgtaaaaaaaaaaattatgtcatCATCAATTAAGCATCATTGGGTTTATTGTAGTGTACAGTTGTACACTGCAACAAGTCTCTGTTCCAAATAAGATGAGTGATCATCATCAAGTCTTAAATTTGTTAAGCCTGCAAGACTGCAGATTTTAAACTATGAGTTCAGTTTTTCCAGGTGGGTATTTTGCACCTGCATACCTGTATTTACTTACTCTACTTACCCTTTTCTGTATGTCCTGGCCCAACTGGGCCCACCACAGGTGCCTCTACCCTCCTCTGTTCCTCCATCTCCACATTCGGCCCCCTCAGCATCCCCTCCACAGCTGCAGCTAGAGCAGAGTTACCACCCCCTGGGGGGACACGGTCAGGGCCGACCCTGGGGGCCTCCTGTCTCCTCTCTCTGTCCATCCTTATGACAGGACCCCTCAGCATCCCTTCCACCGCACCTGCCAGGGCTGAGTCTCCATCTCCTGTATCAACATTGCACTGTGTGGAACATTTCTGGCAGCACctttatcaatgttttgatCCCACCTAACCTATGTGTGAATATTTCCCAACTCTTAGCCACAGCCAGAGAGCCAAATCCATGTTTTCAGATGTCAGTCATTGTCAACATcaccatcatcaacatcatcatctctAAAAGCCATTTGATAAGTATATTCAGTACACAGAAGGCTGAGTTTTAGACCAATTTGCTTGCCAACAATTACTCTGCCTATGGCATATTTGTAAGCAGAGGTCATTTTGAAAACAGTAGACTTGCGAACATTTACAAACCTTTATGTCTTTTATTGACAGGTTCTTCTTCACTCATTCTTGGAAACCTGGTGAAAGTGAAGGAAGTAAAATAACAGAATCAAATTGGCAGTCTTCACACAAGTGTGCAGGTTTCAAGATTTTTCCCCCCCAGGACGATTCCCCCCCAGGGGGGGAAACGTCTTGGTGAAGAcgattcccccccaggtcgattcccccccagtcgtttcccccccaggtcgattcccccccagtcgtttccccccctgtCCAGCTGTAAACCAGGTTACGTTTAGCTAGTGACTATCACGTTAGATTCTAAATATACTAGATGCAGGATTTACTTTCACATTAGTCTATAAGTACTGTATAACGTTCTAAATTGCATACCGCTAAACTCACCTGTGCTAGCGCGGCGATTTCCAAGTCCTCATGCCTGTCATGACCGAAGCCCACTGTGCCTGCTGTTACTCAGAAATGTTGGGCGGTCCCAACTTATGATTGCCCTCAGTTATAGgattagaaatatatataga carries:
- the LOC136439268 gene encoding caspase-6-like, yielding MSEEEPVNKRHKGDGDSALAGAVEGMLRGPVIRMDRERRQEAPRVGPDRVPPGGGNSALAAAVEGMLRGPNVEMEEQRRVEAPVVGPVGPGHTEKVVTDSMQGPPCSMQEDQDVPDAPIYSIAVRRAPPQAELVQDLPSYGMNHRQRGLCLVFDNEEFHWTTKMNRRRGSHVDAANLQMLFEGLGFSVEVLKDKEITEIRQILFSAAMKYDHSQADCFVCVFLSHGEDGMIYGYNGTVPIKELTDMFRADRCTSLNGKPKLFFIQACRGAKHEIPVEPLDEPDGLEGSGEAEPMDVVDSGVRPTLPAGADFLMAYSVSEGFYSHRDTVNGSWYVQDLCAALKQHGTNMEIHEILALVNRMVSCREVERTTDQKSLGMKQMPCFLSMLTKRLIFTPKN